A section of the Streptomyces sp. SCL15-4 genome encodes:
- a CDS encoding phage tail protein: MTCTPHPATFRLLDGYVGWDRSPDGSEPGTAGIVGFDEPAGIRLAYRGGAPEGPTRKQLLPWFPDPRLAPACGPCGWYLLVPAERRLLRRGACGDAFGPVWPSACDPGLLRRPVCVAARGHRLAVVESDRVLVWRREGDQLAGVIRVRRPVRAALGPGDEVLVATRGSTDLRRFDSAGGRKGVLRTGVRGEVVGLRVGDDRTVWLLADDGTRLRVHRGGHGRPFRTATLDELAGALTPSALTSADEDGFRLDEKGPDGPEIHCHTWQGLPRDPVPPRTDTYLTGGSYLTTLIDSGESRCRWHRVRVDAEVPAGTSVGVGIVVTEDGRYEQSDWQTPAPGITDFLVDQPPGRFLRLRLRLTGDGGATPVVRRIRLDFPRVTSADLLPPAFRQDPAADDFTERFLSLFDATLAEVDRVVERYPALLDPAGVPDRVLPWLAGLLGLSFEAGWDARTRRALLAAAPELYRRRGTPWALREAVRIVFGVTPVIDELAGDRRWAQLRAAVGCAPPAHAQGLGSVRLFGRSASRFRVGGSALGAAPLRAFGAPDSDPLTAHAHRFRVLLPAGPADTRALRRLVERQAPAHTVASVRTGGTGFVVGSRSTVGVDTAFVPLPPPVLGGDSPLRLNRDGVLGPGPRGPRRGVGVGVVSAVGVHTRVS, from the coding sequence ATGACGTGCACACCACACCCCGCGACCTTCCGCCTCCTGGACGGCTACGTCGGCTGGGACCGGAGCCCGGACGGAAGCGAACCGGGCACGGCCGGCATCGTCGGGTTCGACGAACCCGCCGGCATCCGGCTCGCCTACCGTGGCGGCGCGCCGGAAGGACCCACCAGGAAGCAGCTCCTGCCGTGGTTCCCCGACCCGCGCCTGGCACCGGCCTGCGGGCCGTGCGGCTGGTACCTGCTGGTCCCCGCGGAGCGGCGGCTGCTCCGGCGCGGCGCGTGCGGCGACGCCTTCGGCCCCGTATGGCCGTCCGCCTGCGACCCCGGCCTGCTGCGCCGGCCGGTCTGCGTCGCCGCGCGCGGACACCGCCTCGCCGTGGTGGAGTCCGACCGGGTGCTCGTATGGCGCCGCGAGGGCGATCAGCTCGCCGGCGTGATCCGGGTGCGGCGGCCCGTCCGGGCCGCCCTGGGGCCCGGCGACGAGGTACTGGTCGCCACGCGGGGCAGTACGGACCTGCGCCGGTTCGACTCGGCGGGCGGCCGGAAAGGGGTGCTGCGCACCGGGGTGCGGGGCGAGGTCGTCGGGCTGCGCGTCGGGGACGACCGGACGGTCTGGCTGCTCGCCGACGACGGCACCCGGCTGCGCGTCCACCGGGGCGGGCACGGCCGGCCCTTTCGCACCGCCACCCTGGACGAACTGGCCGGAGCGCTGACGCCGTCCGCGCTCACCTCGGCGGACGAGGACGGGTTCCGCCTGGACGAGAAGGGCCCCGACGGGCCCGAGATCCACTGCCACACCTGGCAGGGCCTGCCCCGGGACCCCGTGCCACCGCGCACCGACACCTACCTGACCGGCGGCTCGTACCTCACCACCCTGATCGACAGCGGTGAGTCGCGCTGCCGCTGGCACCGGGTGCGCGTCGACGCCGAGGTGCCCGCCGGCACCTCGGTCGGCGTCGGGATCGTGGTGACCGAGGACGGCCGCTACGAGCAGAGCGACTGGCAGACACCGGCCCCCGGGATCACCGACTTCCTCGTCGACCAGCCGCCCGGCCGCTTCCTGCGGCTGCGGCTGCGCCTCACGGGCGACGGCGGCGCTACGCCGGTCGTGCGCCGCATCCGGCTGGACTTCCCCCGGGTCACCAGCGCCGACCTGCTGCCGCCCGCCTTCCGCCAGGACCCCGCGGCCGACGACTTCACCGAGCGCTTCCTCTCGCTGTTCGACGCCACGCTCGCCGAGGTCGACCGGGTCGTCGAACGGTATCCGGCGCTCCTCGACCCGGCCGGCGTACCGGACCGGGTGCTGCCGTGGCTCGCCGGACTGCTCGGCCTGTCGTTCGAGGCGGGCTGGGACGCGCGGACCCGGCGCGCGCTGCTCGCCGCGGCGCCGGAGCTGTACCGGCGCCGCGGCACGCCCTGGGCGCTGCGGGAAGCGGTGCGCATCGTCTTCGGGGTCACCCCGGTCATCGACGAGCTGGCCGGGGACCGCCGCTGGGCACAACTGCGCGCGGCCGTCGGGTGCGCGCCGCCGGCGCACGCCCAAGGACTCGGCTCGGTACGGCTGTTCGGGCGCTCGGCGAGCCGCTTCCGGGTCGGCGGCTCGGCACTGGGCGCCGCGCCGCTGCGCGCGTTCGGGGCGCCCGACAGCGATCCGCTGACCGCGCACGCGCACCGGTTCCGGGTGCTGCTGCCCGCCGGGCCGGCGGACACCCGGGCGCTGCGACGGCTGGTGGAGCGCCAGGCGCCCGCGCACACGGTGGCATCGGTACGGACCGGCGGCACCGGCTTCGTGGTCGGCTCCCGGTCCACGGTCGGCGTGGACACCGCGTTCGTCCCGCTGCCGCCGCCCGTGCTCGGCGGCGACAGCCCGCTGAGGCTGAACCGCGACGGGGTGCTCGGACCGGGCCCCAGAGGACCGCGCCGAGGGGTGGGAGTGGGAGTCGTCTCCGCCGTCGGTGTGCATACGCGAGTGTCGTGA
- a CDS encoding putative baseplate assembly protein — protein sequence MTGDVWWEKAARDQEGRLVAGPGPTGVQPELTDATREAVRAAVRGRIAGYTPDWTDPDRQDAGVALVRLFGTQTEPVLTRVNRLPEKLLAEHLAQAGVRRRPAGAAAVLLEFTVNPPDGTSVLVPAGFQSAASGPAGQVVYETEQDLYATPATLAALAVQEGGTLETLPLGPAGPSRPFAPFGRDPEPGNGLWIGLAGTAAPYPHLSLGFVVVAAPPAPAGSGGPVPLPLPPAPLLRWDVLDGTRLVPAELVRDSTAGFRASGTVELRVPRSWAPGSPPGARPRPPLRWLRLRIAHGAFGGPAPVLSGLRLNMVAATAARTIRDEPLRPIEDSGESGRRRMSLSQRPVLAGTVVVEVDDDPGADVFGTTTGPASRWREVESLAGYGADDRVFTVDHDSGEVTFGDGVHGAAVPPGFRNVRAVRYRVGGGSAGAVRAGAVSTVVTALPYVIGVANPFPASGGTDAEPDADAMRRGVGELRARGRAVAPADYGLLATRAPGAFVARAHGVPGLHPDYAGTRIPGVVGVLVVPPGEDGTQPPIPTAATLRAVADHLTREAAPAGVTVVAAPVRYRTVAVEAWVALDPDLDRAAVLTRAGDAVRGYLDPLRGGEDGAGWPFGGALRHTALVRRLLAADGVLAVARLSLTVDGVRLPPCTDHAIGPHDLVWPERPLLIPVGDQP from the coding sequence ATGACCGGCGACGTGTGGTGGGAGAAGGCCGCGCGCGACCAGGAGGGACGGCTCGTAGCCGGCCCGGGCCCGACCGGCGTCCAGCCCGAGCTGACCGACGCCACCCGCGAGGCGGTCCGGGCCGCGGTGCGCGGCCGGATCGCGGGCTACACCCCGGACTGGACCGACCCCGACCGCCAGGACGCCGGAGTCGCGCTCGTCCGCCTCTTCGGCACCCAGACCGAACCCGTCCTCACGCGCGTCAACCGGCTGCCGGAGAAACTGCTGGCCGAACACCTGGCGCAGGCCGGCGTGCGACGCCGCCCGGCCGGGGCGGCGGCCGTCCTCCTGGAGTTCACCGTGAACCCGCCGGACGGCACCTCCGTCCTGGTACCCGCCGGATTCCAGAGCGCGGCGTCCGGCCCCGCCGGGCAGGTGGTGTACGAGACCGAACAGGACCTCTACGCCACTCCGGCCACCCTCGCCGCCCTCGCCGTACAGGAAGGCGGAACGCTGGAGACCCTGCCGCTCGGACCGGCCGGGCCCAGCCGTCCCTTCGCGCCGTTCGGCCGGGACCCGGAACCCGGCAACGGCCTGTGGATCGGACTCGCCGGGACGGCCGCCCCCTACCCGCACCTCTCGCTGGGCTTCGTGGTGGTCGCCGCCCCGCCCGCGCCCGCCGGCTCCGGCGGCCCGGTGCCCCTGCCGCTGCCGCCCGCGCCCCTGCTGCGCTGGGACGTGCTGGACGGCACCCGGCTGGTCCCCGCCGAGCTGGTGCGCGACTCGACGGCCGGGTTCCGGGCGAGCGGGACCGTCGAGCTGCGGGTGCCGCGCTCCTGGGCGCCGGGCAGCCCGCCCGGCGCCCGGCCGAGGCCCCCGCTGCGCTGGCTGCGGCTGCGGATCGCGCACGGCGCCTTCGGCGGGCCCGCGCCGGTGCTGTCGGGGCTGCGGCTGAACATGGTCGCCGCCACGGCCGCCCGCACCATCAGGGACGAGCCGCTGCGGCCGATCGAGGACAGCGGGGAGAGCGGCCGGCGCCGCATGAGCCTCAGTCAGCGGCCCGTCCTCGCCGGCACCGTGGTCGTCGAGGTCGACGACGATCCCGGCGCCGACGTGTTCGGCACCACGACCGGTCCCGCCTCCCGCTGGCGGGAGGTGGAGAGCCTGGCCGGGTACGGCGCCGACGACCGGGTCTTCACCGTCGACCACGACAGCGGCGAGGTGACCTTCGGCGACGGCGTCCACGGAGCGGCCGTACCGCCCGGATTCCGCAACGTCCGCGCCGTTCGCTACCGCGTGGGCGGCGGCAGCGCCGGAGCCGTGCGCGCGGGCGCCGTCAGCACGGTGGTGACCGCTCTGCCGTACGTCATCGGCGTCGCCAACCCCTTCCCGGCCTCCGGAGGCACGGATGCCGAGCCCGACGCCGACGCGATGCGCCGGGGGGTGGGCGAACTGCGGGCCCGGGGCCGGGCCGTGGCCCCGGCCGACTACGGCCTGCTGGCCACCCGCGCACCCGGCGCCTTCGTGGCCCGCGCCCACGGCGTGCCCGGCCTGCACCCCGACTACGCCGGAACGCGGATCCCCGGCGTCGTGGGAGTCCTCGTCGTGCCGCCGGGCGAGGACGGCACCCAGCCGCCCATTCCCACCGCCGCCACGCTGCGGGCCGTCGCCGACCACCTGACCCGCGAGGCCGCCCCGGCCGGGGTCACCGTGGTCGCCGCGCCCGTGCGGTACCGCACGGTCGCCGTCGAGGCATGGGTCGCCCTCGACCCGGACCTCGACCGCGCCGCGGTCCTGACCAGGGCGGGCGACGCGGTGCGCGGCTATCTGGACCCGCTGCGCGGCGGGGAGGACGGCGCGGGCTGGCCGTTCGGCGGCGCGCTGCGGCACACCGCGCTGGTCCGGCGCCTCCTCGCGGCCGACGGCGTGCTGGCCGTCGCCCGGCTCTCGCTCACCGTCGACGGAGTGCGGCTGCCGCCCTGCACCGACCATGCGATCGGGCCGCACGACCTGGTCTGGCCGGAGCGCCCGCTGCTGATCCCGGTAGGAGACCAGCCATGA